The Halalkalibacter krulwichiae genome has a segment encoding these proteins:
- a CDS encoding ferritin: MLSDELVKGLNDQMNYEFYAAHSYLAMAAYCSAESYDGFANFFLVQAEEERFHAMKFYNFINALGERAKIQALPEPNNSFSSILDAYEKALVQEKEVTKKIYHLSDLALDAREHATINFLKWFIDEQVEEEDLFDSIIQKLKRIENDSNAFFMLDDEFSKRSFTPEAE; encoded by the coding sequence ATGCTAAGTGATGAACTAGTTAAAGGGCTTAATGATCAAATGAATTATGAATTTTATGCGGCACATTCTTATTTAGCAATGGCAGCCTATTGCTCTGCAGAAAGTTATGATGGCTTTGCGAATTTCTTCTTAGTTCAAGCTGAAGAGGAACGGTTTCATGCAATGAAGTTCTATAACTTTATCAATGCATTAGGTGAGAGAGCAAAGATTCAAGCACTGCCAGAGCCTAATAATAGCTTTTCTTCTATTCTTGATGCATATGAGAAAGCATTGGTACAAGAGAAAGAAGTTACGAAAAAGATTTATCACTTATCTGACTTGGCTCTTGATGCAAGAGAGCATGCAACCATCAATTTTTTAAAGTGGTTTATCGATGAGCAGGTTGAAGAAGAAGATCTATTTGATAGCATTATTCAGAAGTTAAAACGAATTGAAAATGACAGCAATGCCTTTTTTATGCTTGATGATGAATTTTCTAAACGGTCATTTACACCTGAAGCAGAATAA
- a CDS encoding DUF3298 and DUF4163 domain-containing protein, whose protein sequence is MNISQLPADIISRHIVSNRLDVYYPQLHRLKDYTVQMMLNERIKKQVMTMMKKQGYKENPQTTITGGYEIKTNQRDIVSLTNSHYSYSGGAHGVTLLKSLTMNIKNGFVYSLKDLFKPSTDYKNRLNFLINEQIKERELPLIAPFEGVSSNQYYYISDKALIIYFQLYELLPYAWGFPYFVISVYDIQDLLIEDGALGRMVY, encoded by the coding sequence ATGAACATTTCACAATTGCCAGCTGATATTATCTCCAGGCATATCGTATCAAATCGTTTAGATGTTTATTATCCACAGCTTCATCGATTGAAAGATTATACAGTACAAATGATGTTGAATGAGCGAATAAAAAAGCAAGTCATGACTATGATGAAAAAGCAGGGTTACAAAGAGAATCCTCAAACAACTATAACCGGAGGATATGAAATTAAGACTAATCAACGAGATATTGTAAGCCTTACCAATAGTCATTATTCTTATTCTGGTGGAGCGCATGGTGTTACCCTCTTAAAGTCTTTGACGATGAATATAAAGAACGGTTTCGTCTATTCATTAAAAGATTTATTTAAGCCAAGTACTGATTATAAGAATAGGCTCAACTTTTTAATAAACGAACAAATTAAAGAACGTGAATTGCCATTAATTGCTCCTTTTGAAGGCGTTTCATCCAACCAATATTATTATATTTCGGATAAAGCGCTTATTATTTACTTTCAACTATATGAATTGCTTCCTTATGCATGGGGATTTCCCTATTTTGTTATATCCGTATATGACATTCAAGACTTATTAATAGAGGATGGTGCACTCGGAAGAATGGTTTATTAA
- a CDS encoding Dps family protein → MSQEKVSTILNKQIANWSVLFVKLHNYHWYVKGPAFFTLHDKFEELYNEASTHIDELAERLLALKGHPVATMKEFLETSSIQEATGSQDAESMVGELVEDFNTIIDELKDGMEAADSLGDETTADMLLAIHQSLEKHNWMLRSFLK, encoded by the coding sequence ATGAGCCAAGAAAAAGTTTCTACAATCTTAAACAAGCAAATTGCAAACTGGAGTGTACTTTTTGTTAAATTACACAACTACCATTGGTATGTCAAAGGGCCGGCATTCTTTACATTACATGACAAATTTGAAGAATTATACAATGAAGCGTCTACCCATATTGATGAATTAGCGGAACGATTATTAGCTCTAAAAGGGCATCCTGTTGCTACTATGAAAGAATTTCTAGAAACTTCATCCATCCAAGAAGCTACAGGCAGCCAAGACGCTGAATCTATGGTTGGAGAACTAGTAGAAGATTTCAATACAATTATCGATGAGTTAAAAGATGGAATGGAAGCAGCTGATTCTTTAGGCGACGAAACAACAGCGGACATGCTATTAGCTATTCATCAATCTTTAGAAAAGCATAATTGGATGCTACGTTCATTCTTAAAATAA
- a CDS encoding B3/B4 domain-containing protein → MVNVIIDQSISSKLPTFKLGVILYNHIVISDSPQMLKGRLQFFQETLRFELETKELIDYKGIAEWRNIFKTLNMNPGRYRPSQESLFRRIKKGNSLPLVHSAVDLNTFFSLQYCIPMGIYDRDHISGNISLRLGKESDSYLGVNGRNNDMSGKLIVADNEGAFGSPIVDSDRTKVTTQTTSAVHIFYLRPEMNVDEANKLLQAAANMFTQVHGGTSTFTIVT, encoded by the coding sequence ATGGTAAACGTAATTATTGATCAATCCATCTCCTCTAAACTTCCAACGTTTAAATTAGGAGTAATCTTATACAATCATATCGTGATTAGTGATTCACCTCAAATGTTAAAAGGACGTTTACAGTTTTTTCAAGAAACATTAAGATTTGAATTAGAAACTAAAGAGCTCATTGATTATAAAGGAATTGCAGAATGGAGAAACATATTCAAAACGCTTAATATGAATCCAGGGAGATACCGCCCTTCTCAAGAATCACTTTTTAGACGAATTAAAAAAGGTAACTCCTTACCGCTTGTCCATTCTGCCGTTGATTTAAATACATTCTTTTCTTTGCAGTATTGTATTCCAATGGGGATTTATGATCGCGATCATATTAGTGGGAACATTTCATTACGATTAGGAAAAGAAAGCGACTCTTATTTAGGTGTTAATGGTCGAAATAATGATATGAGCGGAAAGCTAATTGTTGCTGACAACGAAGGGGCCTTCGGTAGTCCAATTGTCGATTCAGATCGAACAAAAGTAACGACTCAGACAACCTCTGCCGTACATATATTCTATTTACGACCAGAGATGAATGTAGATGAAGCAAATAAACTCCTTCAAGCAGCTGCTAATATGTTTACACAGGTTCATGGCGGAACTTCCACTTTTACTATTGTCACTTAA
- the queG gene encoding tRNA epoxyqueuosine(34) reductase QueG: MTLAQLKDELIAYSKTIGVDKIGFASADPFAELKNRLLTQQQLGYQSGFEESDIEKRVYPEKLLQGARTIISIALAYPSKMSNSPRNTKEERRGIFCRASWGKDYHDILRDRLKKLEIFLKERAPEAKTISMVDTGELSDRAVAERAGIGWSGKNCATITPEFGSYVYLGELVTTLPFEPDTPMIEQCGSCTKCIDACPTGALVQGGQLDSNKCIAFLTQTKDFLPDQYRKKLGNRLYGCDTCQQVCPENKGKDFHNHPEMEPDPEIAKPKLIPLLTISNREFKERFGHISGSWRGKKPIQRNAIIALAHFKDQQALPILADLLKKDPRPVIRGTAAWAIGVIGSIEEKRLLDEVKNTEKDDKVLREIDKGLNIMEYKE; encoded by the coding sequence ATGACACTTGCCCAATTAAAGGATGAGCTTATTGCATATAGTAAAACAATAGGAGTCGATAAAATTGGTTTTGCATCTGCAGATCCATTTGCCGAATTAAAAAATCGACTACTAACTCAGCAACAGCTTGGGTATCAATCTGGTTTTGAAGAATCCGATATTGAAAAGAGAGTTTATCCTGAGAAGTTGCTTCAAGGTGCAAGAACCATAATATCGATCGCTCTTGCATATCCATCTAAGATGTCTAACTCACCTAGAAATACGAAAGAAGAACGGAGAGGGATATTCTGTCGTGCCTCGTGGGGAAAAGACTATCACGATATTTTAAGAGATAGATTGAAGAAACTTGAAATTTTTCTCAAGGAACGTGCTCCAGAAGCGAAGACCATTTCAATGGTTGATACAGGAGAGCTTTCAGACCGTGCTGTTGCAGAACGAGCCGGAATTGGCTGGAGTGGCAAGAACTGCGCCACTATAACTCCAGAATTCGGTAGTTATGTTTATTTAGGAGAGTTAGTAACGACTCTTCCCTTTGAACCTGATACACCAATGATAGAACAATGCGGGTCTTGTACGAAATGTATTGATGCTTGTCCAACTGGAGCCCTCGTTCAAGGTGGCCAGTTAGATTCAAATAAATGCATTGCTTTCTTAACACAAACAAAAGATTTTCTTCCAGACCAATATCGAAAAAAGTTAGGAAATCGACTATATGGTTGTGATACATGTCAGCAAGTATGTCCTGAGAATAAAGGAAAAGATTTTCATAACCACCCGGAGATGGAACCAGATCCCGAGATTGCTAAGCCCAAACTAATCCCTCTTCTTACAATAAGTAATCGTGAGTTTAAAGAGAGGTTTGGACACATTTCTGGTTCATGGCGTGGGAAAAAGCCAATTCAAAGAAATGCAATCATTGCCCTTGCTCATTTCAAAGATCAGCAAGCTTTGCCTATTTTAGCGGATCTCCTAAAGAAAGATCCTCGCCCCGTTATAAGAGGAACGGCTGCCTGGGCTATAGGTGTAATAGGGAGCATCGAAGAGAAAAGGCTGCTTGATGAAGTGAAAAACACCGAAAAAGACGATAAAGTGCTACGAGAGATCGATAAAGGACTAAATATAATGGAATATAAGGAATAG
- a CDS encoding methylated-DNA--[protein]-cysteine S-methyltransferase — protein sequence MTTQIPHYVTEMNSPLGALTIVATDKGVCHIHFGELTKCMATLKAWLTKQGRKGDLIPCENTLKPICEQLQQYFSGERTRFSVPLDLCGTEFQKKVWNTLSEIEYGETKSYKEIAQKVGAPKAVRAIGGANNQNPVPIIIPCHRVIGSNGNMVGYGGGLDKKELLLSLEGAIEKIS from the coding sequence ATGACAACGCAAATACCTCATTATGTCACAGAAATGAATAGTCCCCTAGGTGCTCTTACGATCGTTGCAACAGATAAAGGCGTTTGTCATATTCATTTTGGCGAATTAACTAAATGTATGGCAACTTTAAAAGCCTGGCTAACAAAACAAGGCAGAAAAGGCGATCTTATTCCCTGTGAGAATACTTTAAAGCCTATCTGTGAGCAGTTACAACAATACTTCTCAGGTGAGAGAACAAGATTTAGTGTTCCACTTGATTTGTGTGGAACTGAATTCCAAAAGAAAGTTTGGAATACGTTAAGCGAAATTGAATATGGTGAAACGAAATCATACAAAGAAATTGCCCAAAAAGTAGGTGCTCCTAAAGCAGTTCGTGCGATAGGTGGAGCCAATAACCAAAATCCAGTCCCTATTATTATCCCATGTCATCGTGTGATAGGGAGTAACGGAAATATGGTTGGATATGGTGGAGGGCTTGATAAAAAAGAACTTCTGTTAAGTTTAGAAGGTGCAATTGAAAAAATATCGTAA
- a CDS encoding amidase domain-containing protein has protein sequence MKKNIVKQLHDLIEKRNRQYVEESRDEKDEVVERKIRMHRKRGAEIVKARVEGDILRSSRIGDELVVDYGLHSEFLIQLHDQLYIEELREGRRASFKNDELTLDQAHHHYEEEKQALKSPRQNIEHRSQALRAYNRRDAVRYAERWWDDYNPEYRKFTDNCTNFISQCLSAGGAQMAWHSDRAKGWWYSGDNWSLSWAVAHSFRWYLSGAKTGFRGEERQSALELVPGDIICYDFDGDGRWQHTTIVVAKDANGEPLVNAQTANSRMRYWKYEDSTAWTPNIKYKFFHIIN, from the coding sequence ATGAAGAAAAACATAGTAAAACAATTACATGATCTTATTGAGAAACGAAATAGACAATATGTTGAAGAAAGCAGAGACGAAAAGGATGAAGTGGTTGAACGAAAAATTAGAATGCATAGGAAGAGAGGAGCTGAAATTGTTAAAGCGCGTGTAGAAGGAGATATTTTACGTAGTTCACGTATAGGCGATGAGCTTGTAGTCGATTATGGTCTACACTCTGAGTTTCTTATACAATTACATGATCAGTTGTACATTGAAGAACTAAGAGAAGGGAGGAGAGCTTCTTTTAAGAATGATGAACTAACATTGGATCAAGCTCATCACCATTATGAGGAAGAGAAACAAGCGTTAAAGTCACCAAGACAAAATATAGAGCACCGAAGTCAAGCTCTAAGAGCTTATAATCGAAGAGACGCGGTTAGATATGCAGAGCGTTGGTGGGATGATTATAATCCAGAATATAGGAAATTCACCGATAACTGTACCAATTTTATTTCTCAGTGTCTAAGTGCGGGTGGTGCGCAAATGGCTTGGCACTCAGATAGAGCAAAGGGTTGGTGGTATAGTGGTGACAATTGGAGTTTAAGTTGGGCAGTGGCTCATTCGTTTAGATGGTATTTAAGTGGTGCGAAAACTGGTTTCCGCGGTGAGGAAAGACAAAGTGCCTTGGAACTTGTACCAGGAGATATTATTTGCTATGACTTTGATGGTGATGGACGTTGGCAACATACAACCATCGTAGTCGCTAAAGATGCAAACGGGGAGCCGTTAGTGAATGCACAAACGGCTAATAGTAGAATGCGCTATTGGAAATATGAAGATTCAACAGCTTGGACCCCGAATATCAAATATAAGTTCTTTCATATAATAAATTAA
- the trmL gene encoding tRNA (uridine(34)/cytosine(34)/5-carboxymethylaminomethyluridine(34)-2'-O)-methyltransferase TrmL — MGLHIVLYQPEIPANTGNIARTCAGTNTTLHLIRPLGFSTDDKMLKRAGCDYWPSVTIKYYDSMDELFTSYPNGEFYFIETFGTKNYSEFDYSNNDLDHFFVFGKETTGIPKEIVEKRIDRCFRIPQTDKIRSLNLSNTAAIVIYEAIRQQGFQNLS; from the coding sequence GTGGGTTTACATATCGTGCTTTATCAACCAGAAATTCCAGCGAATACAGGAAATATCGCTCGAACATGTGCGGGGACTAATACAACTTTGCACTTAATTCGTCCTCTAGGCTTTTCTACTGATGATAAAATGTTAAAGCGAGCTGGTTGTGATTATTGGCCAAGTGTTACTATTAAGTATTATGACTCAATGGACGAGCTTTTCACATCATATCCAAATGGTGAGTTTTATTTTATTGAAACGTTTGGAACAAAGAACTATAGTGAATTTGATTATTCTAACAATGATCTAGATCATTTCTTTGTATTTGGGAAAGAAACAACTGGAATACCAAAGGAGATTGTTGAAAAGCGGATTGATCGTTGTTTTCGGATTCCTCAAACAGATAAGATTCGCTCATTGAATTTATCTAATACAGCAGCAATCGTCATTTATGAAGCGATTCGCCAACAAGGCTTTCAAAATTTATCATAA
- a CDS encoding DUF5366 family protein: MSNRYITSHFPLISILLYSLAFAIFSQGFILTQLVDLGIYNGMLEFISESGIKITILFLMQLFFFMVFSALKLIADTMIELSMLFFSKDEEGNELNKVRAGSWIFLASSIIALFLAQYLLVLVVVFVIATLAYFIFLVYKISDTLTLAGLIGFIFFQIIFWSVFILAIVLAMVKLYNSFMASLPF, translated from the coding sequence ATGTCAAATCGCTATATCACAAGCCATTTTCCTCTAATATCTATTCTTCTCTATAGTTTGGCGTTTGCTATTTTTTCTCAAGGATTTATTTTAACACAATTGGTCGACCTAGGGATCTACAATGGAATGCTTGAATTTATTTCAGAGAGTGGCATAAAAATAACAATACTTTTTTTAATGCAATTATTTTTCTTTATGGTGTTTTCAGCGTTAAAATTAATTGCCGATACAATGATTGAGCTATCAATGCTCTTTTTTTCAAAGGATGAAGAAGGCAATGAATTAAATAAAGTGAGAGCAGGATCATGGATCTTTCTCGCCTCAAGTATTATTGCTCTTTTTCTTGCCCAGTATCTCTTGGTGCTAGTCGTTGTGTTTGTTATAGCGACCTTGGCGTACTTTATCTTCCTTGTATATAAGATCAGCGATACTTTGACTTTAGCTGGTTTAATAGGGTTTATCTTCTTTCAAATCATCTTTTGGAGCGTTTTTATCTTAGCTATTGTTCTTGCGATGGTAAAACTTTATAACAGCTTTATGGCTAGTTTGCCATTTTAG
- a CDS encoding transglycosylase domain-containing protein, with product MMKSSTGWTIIGLIFVVYIFLIIEVSAEVKNIRTLSDVIDDHVNVRDITLSSNSLMLDRNGDVISEIFRDENRVYLPYDELPALVIDAFIATEDQRFFEHKGYDAIAIVRAIASNAKHENIEEGASTMTQQLARNLFLTHEQSYNRKMSEILYAHEIEKNYSKQEIIELYLNSVYFSNGVYGIEAASRYYFNKPSERLTLAEAAFLSAVPNNPSHYDPIKHSDRTSLRQAWILQKMLELTFISEEQYEAALMENVTLTVRQKIDLHSDYVTYIHQEFIDLIGESEGFNHKFNSTNSDDEKRLIEQSLNERVQDLLQQGIHIETTLDPFVQNLAIKAIHRHVPEHDIQSSAVVIDHQTNELIALTGGKEYQKFDFHRGFQMYRQPASAIKPLLVYAPYLEEYQVPIQSTINADNLCIEENGKPYCPQNYGGGQYGVVPLSTALKHSYNTPAVRIMDRVGIDTAFSYLEPFAFAKVDSDEHRLASGLGGFTYGVTPLELTRAYTTFAHEGSYHKAYGIKQVTDKEGNLLYSWDQKEIEVWSKQTNDKMRKLLAEVMTTGTARRAQVNTPYSGGKTGTSSDYFDLWFVGLTDQYTTGVWVGKDKWSSIAHISDRAPHLEIWRELMN from the coding sequence ATGATGAAATCTTCAACAGGTTGGACAATTATTGGCCTTATATTTGTAGTTTATATCTTTTTAATTATCGAAGTAAGTGCAGAGGTAAAAAACATCAGAACTTTATCAGATGTTATAGATGACCATGTTAATGTAAGAGACATTACTCTTTCAAGCAACAGTCTCATGCTAGATCGTAATGGAGATGTAATTAGCGAAATTTTCCGAGACGAAAATCGAGTGTATCTGCCTTATGATGAACTTCCGGCATTAGTCATTGATGCCTTCATCGCTACGGAAGATCAACGCTTCTTTGAACATAAAGGATATGATGCTATAGCCATTGTAAGAGCAATTGCTTCTAATGCTAAACATGAAAATATTGAAGAAGGCGCTAGTACGATGACCCAGCAACTTGCACGTAATCTTTTTCTTACCCATGAACAATCCTATAACCGCAAAATGAGTGAAATTCTATACGCTCATGAAATTGAAAAAAATTACTCAAAACAAGAGATTATAGAGCTTTATTTAAATTCCGTTTATTTCAGTAATGGGGTTTATGGCATTGAAGCTGCTAGTAGATATTATTTTAACAAACCAAGTGAACGTTTAACACTTGCTGAAGCTGCATTTTTAAGTGCTGTTCCTAACAACCCAAGCCATTATGACCCAATTAAGCATAGTGATCGTACTTCTTTAAGACAAGCTTGGATCTTACAAAAAATGTTAGAGTTAACCTTTATTTCAGAAGAACAATACGAAGCAGCTCTTATGGAAAATGTTACTTTGACTGTCAGACAAAAAATTGATTTACATTCTGATTATGTCACATACATTCATCAAGAATTTATTGACTTAATTGGCGAAAGCGAAGGGTTCAATCACAAGTTCAACAGCACAAATTCAGACGATGAAAAACGTCTTATTGAGCAATCGTTGAATGAACGTGTCCAGGATCTACTTCAACAAGGTATCCACATCGAAACAACACTGGACCCATTTGTTCAAAACTTAGCTATTAAAGCCATTCATCGTCACGTACCAGAGCATGATATTCAATCTTCTGCTGTAGTCATTGATCATCAAACGAATGAACTCATTGCCTTAACAGGAGGAAAAGAGTATCAAAAATTTGATTTCCATCGCGGATTTCAAATGTATCGGCAACCCGCTTCTGCAATTAAACCATTGCTTGTGTATGCACCATATTTAGAAGAATATCAAGTTCCTATTCAAAGTACGATCAATGCAGATAACTTATGTATAGAAGAGAACGGTAAACCGTACTGTCCACAAAATTATGGAGGCGGTCAATACGGAGTGGTCCCACTTTCAACCGCTCTAAAACATTCCTATAACACCCCTGCTGTTCGTATTATGGACAGAGTTGGAATTGACACTGCTTTTTCCTATCTAGAACCGTTTGCTTTCGCAAAAGTTGATTCTGATGAACACCGACTCGCTTCTGGATTAGGAGGCTTTACGTATGGAGTAACCCCTCTAGAACTTACAAGAGCTTATACCACTTTCGCCCATGAGGGTTCCTACCACAAAGCATATGGAATCAAACAAGTAACGGACAAAGAAGGAAATCTGCTTTATAGTTGGGACCAAAAAGAAATAGAGGTATGGAGTAAACAAACAAATGACAAAATGAGAAAGTTATTAGCTGAAGTTATGACAACTGGTACTGCTAGAAGGGCTCAAGTCAACACACCTTATTCAGGTGGAAAAACAGGTACTTCAAGCGATTACTTTGATCTATGGTTTGTTGGCCTAACCGATCAATACACAACCGGCGTTTGGGTCGGAAAAGATAAATGGTCGAGTATTGCTCATATTTCTGATCGAGCCCCACATTTGGAAATTTGGAGAGAGTTAATGAACTAG
- a CDS encoding PrkA family serine protein kinase, whose protein sequence is MTILKKIEHFREEEERLKWEGTFADYLDLLKEKPWVAQTAHSRVYNMIKDAGVEEVNGKKEYTFFKDQLYGVEESLEKLVEEYFHSAAKRLDVRKRILLLMGPVSGGKSTLVTMLKRGLEQYSRTENGAVFAIKGCPMHEDPLHLIPNHLRKDFYEEYGIKIEGNLSPLNMMRVEEEYGGRIEDVIVERIFFSEDKRTGIGTFSPSDPKSQDIADLTGSIDFSTIAEYGSESDPRAYRFDGELNKANRGMMEFQEMLKCDEKFLWHLLSLTQEGNFKAGRFALISADELIVAHTNESEYKSFIANKKNEALHSRIIVMKVPYNLKVSEEERIYKKMIEESDLAHVHIAPHALKVAAIFTILTRLKEPKKQGIDLLKKMRLYNGESVEGFNSQDLAELKVEDPDEGMSGIDPRYVINRISSAIIRKQLTSINALDVLRSIKEGLSEHASITKEDRERYMDFIAVARKEYDTIAKKEVQKAFVYSYDESAKTLMDNYLDNVEAYCNKNKLRDPLTGEEMTPDEKLMRSIEEQIGISENAKKAFREEILIRISAYARKGKKFDYNSHERLREAIQKKLFADLKDIVKITTSTKTPDESQLKKVNEVIARLIDEHGYNSTSANELLRYVGSLLNR, encoded by the coding sequence ATGACTATATTAAAAAAGATTGAGCATTTCAGAGAAGAAGAGGAACGTTTAAAGTGGGAAGGAACATTTGCTGACTATTTAGACCTGTTGAAGGAGAAGCCGTGGGTTGCCCAAACTGCTCACTCCCGTGTTTATAATATGATTAAAGATGCTGGAGTTGAAGAAGTAAACGGTAAAAAAGAGTATACGTTTTTTAAAGATCAACTTTATGGTGTGGAAGAGTCGCTTGAGAAGCTAGTAGAGGAATATTTCCACTCTGCAGCAAAGAGATTGGATGTAAGAAAACGGATCTTATTATTAATGGGACCCGTTAGTGGTGGTAAATCAACACTTGTCACAATGTTAAAACGTGGGCTAGAGCAGTATTCAAGAACAGAAAATGGGGCTGTTTTTGCCATTAAAGGCTGCCCAATGCATGAAGACCCTCTTCACTTAATACCGAACCACCTTCGCAAAGATTTCTATGAAGAGTATGGAATTAAGATTGAAGGTAATCTATCACCGTTAAATATGATGCGGGTAGAAGAGGAATATGGTGGAAGAATTGAAGATGTTATCGTTGAGCGAATTTTCTTTTCTGAAGATAAGCGCACGGGGATTGGAACGTTTAGTCCTTCTGATCCGAAGTCTCAAGATATTGCCGATTTAACTGGAAGTATTGACTTTTCGACAATTGCTGAGTATGGTTCTGAGTCAGATCCAAGAGCGTATCGATTTGATGGTGAGTTAAATAAGGCGAATAGAGGGATGATGGAGTTTCAGGAAATGTTAAAGTGTGATGAAAAGTTCCTTTGGCATTTACTCTCGCTTACACAGGAAGGGAATTTTAAAGCGGGCCGTTTTGCTTTAATTAGTGCAGATGAGTTAATTGTCGCTCATACGAATGAATCAGAGTATAAATCTTTTATTGCTAATAAGAAAAATGAAGCTTTACATTCACGGATTATAGTGATGAAAGTCCCTTATAATTTGAAGGTTAGTGAAGAAGAAAGAATTTATAAGAAGATGATTGAAGAGAGTGATCTAGCTCATGTTCATATTGCTCCACATGCTTTAAAGGTTGCCGCCATCTTTACCATTTTAACAAGATTAAAAGAACCGAAGAAACAAGGAATTGATCTTTTAAAGAAAATGCGTCTTTACAATGGCGAAAGTGTAGAAGGCTTTAACTCACAAGATTTAGCTGAATTAAAGGTTGAAGATCCGGATGAAGGAATGAGTGGAATTGACCCACGTTACGTGATTAACCGTATTTCTTCAGCGATTATTAGAAAGCAGCTCACGTCTATCAATGCACTTGATGTGCTTCGGTCTATTAAAGAAGGATTAAGTGAACATGCTTCTATTACGAAAGAAGATCGTGAGCGTTATATGGACTTTATTGCAGTTGCAAGAAAAGAATATGATACGATTGCTAAGAAAGAAGTACAGAAAGCTTTTGTCTACTCTTATGATGAGTCTGCTAAAACATTGATGGATAACTATCTTGATAATGTTGAAGCTTATTGTAATAAGAATAAGCTTCGTGATCCTCTAACGGGTGAAGAGATGACTCCAGATGAAAAACTAATGCGTTCAATTGAAGAACAAATTGGTATTTCTGAAAATGCTAAGAAGGCTTTTCGTGAAGAGATCTTAATTCGTATTTCGGCTTATGCAAGAAAAGGAAAGAAATTTGATTACAATTCGCATGAGAGGTTAAGGGAAGCGATTCAGAAGAAACTATTTGCGGATCTAAAAGATATCGTGAAAATCACTACTTCAACAAAGACTCCTGATGAGTCACAGTTAAAGAAAGTCAATGAAGTTATTGCGAGATTAATTGATGAACATGGGTATAACTCAACATCTGCTAATGAGCTTCTTCGTTATGTTGGAAGTCTACTAAATAGGTAA